Below is a genomic region from Persicimonas caeni.
GGTCGGGAAGCGTGCCGTCCTGGGCGGCTTGGTCCGCATCGGGCGACTCGACGCGCACCGTCGGCAGCGTCACCACGTCTTCGGGCACAGTCGACTCGACGCTCTTGGCGCTTTCAGCAACCGCCTGGGCGTCTTCATCGTCGAAGTGAAAGCGCTCTTCTTCGGGCAGCGGCATCACGCCGCGCACCGACAGCGCCTCCTTCATGATCTTCTTGAAGGCCGGCGCGGCGACCACACCGCCGTAGTGGGTGTCTTGGGGTTCGTCGATCATGACGATCACGGCGACCTCGGGCTTTTCGGCCGGCGCGAAGCCCACAAAGCTACCCACCCACATGTCGGGGTCGTAGCGGCGCGTCTCCGGATTGACCTTTTGGGCGGTGCCCGTCTTACCAGCCACGGTGAAGTGCTCCATCGCGGCGTTGGTGCCCGTGCCGTCTTCGAGGGTGACCAAGCTCATCGCCCAAGCCGTCTTGCGGGCGGACTCGGGCGAGATGACACGCCGAACAAGCGTCGGGCGGGTCTGCTCGACCACCTCACCGTCTTTGTCACGGACTTCCTTGATGATGCGCGGCTTCATGAGCATACCGCCGTTCGCCAACGCGGCGATGCCCGTGGCCGTCTGGAGCGGCGTGGCTGTCAGCCCCTGCCCGAAGGCGATATTGGCAAAACTAACCTCTGCCCAACGATCCGGCGGCCAGATCAGGCCGGGCTGTTCGCCACGTAACCCGACGCCGGTGCGGCTGCCAAAACCGAAGTCACGAAGGGTCTGGTACAGCCCCTTTTTGCCCAGCGTCTGAGCAATTTTGTAGACGCCGATATTGCTCGAGACTTGGATGATCTCGGCCGCCGAGAGCATGTCGTGAGCGTGGCTATCGCGGATGGTGTAGCGACCGATCTTGATACGGCCCTTCTCGGTGTCGAACTGGGTGTTCAGGTTGACCGTGCCTTTCTCGAGGGCGGCCGCCAACACGAACGGCTTGAAGGTCGAGCCCGGCTCGAAAGTGTCGGTGATGTTGCGCATCCGCCAATCTTTGGACGAGAAGTCCCCGAAGCGATTGGGGTCGAAGTTCGGAGTATTGGCCAGGGCGAGCACCTCGCCGGTGTTCACGTCGATGGCGACGGCGTAGCCGCCTTTGGCGTCATGCTTTTCGACCTGCTCGGTGACAGCCTGCTCGGCCACGCGCTGGATGCGCTCGTCGATGGTCAAGACGACACTGTCGCCCTCGAATTTGCGAAATTGCGGGAGGTCGCGCGTCAAGAGCGTGCGACCGCGCGCGTCGCGCATGCCGGCGATACTAAATTCGCCGCCGGCCAGCGTCTCGTCGAGGGTACGCTCGAGTCCTTCGAGACCGTTTCCGTCGATGCCGACAAAGCCGAGAAGCTGCCCGGCGCGCTCTTGTAGCGGATAGTAGCGCTTGCTGCCGGTGGTGATGCCGATGCCGTCGATGTCGAGCTTTTTGATGGCCTTGGCCGAGCTCGGCTTGGCTTGCCGGTCGAGCCACACAAAGGGGCTGTCCGACTCGAGCTTTTTGACGAGCGTCTTGAAGCTGACGTCCATGTGCGGCATGAGCCGCCGGGCGGCGAGCCGCGGGTTTTCGATCTGTTTGGGGCGGGCGAAGATGCTGGGAACCTCGATGGTCACCGCCAGTTCGACGCCGCGACGATCGAGGATGCTTCCCCGCTTGGCTTTGACTTTGATCTTGCGAGCGGTCTGGTCGACCGACATCTCCTGCAGGTCAGCCGCTTGCACGGTCTGGAGGTAGTAGACGCGGCCGATGACGGCAGCCAACCCACACACCAGCAGTGTGATCACGAACGCCATGCGCACGCGCACCCACTTCTGCCGGTTTTTCGACTCGCTGCTCATTGCTCACAACCTGAGAACTCACCACGGAGAGC
It encodes:
- a CDS encoding penicillin-binding protein, whose protein sequence is MSSESKNRQKWVRVRMAFVITLLVCGLAAVIGRVYYLQTVQAADLQEMSVDQTARKIKVKAKRGSILDRRGVELAVTIEVPSIFARPKQIENPRLAARRLMPHMDVSFKTLVKKLESDSPFVWLDRQAKPSSAKAIKKLDIDGIGITTGSKRYYPLQERAGQLLGFVGIDGNGLEGLERTLDETLAGGEFSIAGMRDARGRTLLTRDLPQFRKFEGDSVVLTIDERIQRVAEQAVTEQVEKHDAKGGYAVAIDVNTGEVLALANTPNFDPNRFGDFSSKDWRMRNITDTFEPGSTFKPFVLAAALEKGTVNLNTQFDTEKGRIKIGRYTIRDSHAHDMLSAAEIIQVSSNIGVYKIAQTLGKKGLYQTLRDFGFGSRTGVGLRGEQPGLIWPPDRWAEVSFANIAFGQGLTATPLQTATGIAALANGGMLMKPRIIKEVRDKDGEVVEQTRPTLVRRVISPESARKTAWAMSLVTLEDGTGTNAAMEHFTVAGKTGTAQKVNPETRRYDPDMWVGSFVGFAPAEKPEVAVIVMIDEPQDTHYGGVVAAPAFKKIMKEALSVRGVMPLPEEERFHFDDEDAQAVAESAKSVESTVPEDVVTLPTVRVESPDADQAAQDGTLPDLRGLTLRQALAKARRIGVLPQIDGWGRVVSQEPAPGQPIGEQTRLTLVLSPATRGALFSDEPAAGSVK